Genomic segment of Bdellovibrionota bacterium:
CGTGACCTTATTCACCCGTTCATCCGTGCATTGTGCGGATAAAATCGTAGAGACCAGAAGCTGCAGCGGATTCTCATGCGTCAGCGCGCACTCCACATCCGGATACATTTCCTTTATCAATCTCAAAATTTCCTCAAGATTCGGACCACGACGAACACGCCCAACCCGAGAACTGCGCGCGGGCGAGGCCGGAGTGAACTTTCGTCGACCTGTCCTTTTCTGGAGACGAAAGGCACTCCGGCCTCGCTGTGCAAGGCTTTCGACTTTCTGTTTAGTGCGTGCGGGTTTGGGCAAGTGCCTTCTCCATGGCTGCCACCGGCAACGTATTAAACACGTCGCGCTTCGTCAGCCCCCCTTTGCGAGCCATATTGATCCCGAATCGAATGTCCGAAAGCCCCTTCGTATCGTGCGCATCGGGATCGATCGCCAAACGAACCCTTTTTTCCTTCGCGTATCCGACGACGCGCCAATCCAGATCGAGCCGATACGGATTGGCGTTCAATTCGACGATTTTCCCCAAATTAGCGGCGCGATCGATGATGGCGTGCAAATCAATCTTGAACGCCTCCCGATTCAATAAAAGGCGCCCTGTCGGATGCCCCAAGATGGTGCAATAGGGATTCTCCAAGGCCCTAACGCAACGTTTCGTCATCTCTTCTTCCGGCATATTGAAGCTGGCGTGCACCGATCCAATGACGAAATCGAAGTTCTTTAACACACGGTCCGGATAATCCAGAGAACCGTCCGGAAGGATATCCGACTCCACTCCTCGGAAGATCCGAAGCTTGGGATACTTTTTCTGAAGGTGATCGAGCTCTGTGAACTGCCGATCGATATCGGCCTCTTTCAGCCCGCCGGCGTAAAAGGCGGTTTGGCTGTGCTCGGAGATTCCGATGTACTCAATATCCATCTCGGCCGCCGCGGCCACCATCTCGGCTAATGTGTTGCGCCCGTCGCTGTATGTGGAATGGACGTGAAAAAAACCGCGGAGGTCCCCCAATTCGATCAATTCCGGAATCTTCCCTCTTTCCGCCGCTTCAATCTCGCCGTTATCCTCTCGAAGCTCGGGAGGAATGTACGCAAGCCCCAGCGCTTTGAAGATCGCCGCTTCGTCATTGCACGGAACCAGTTTCTCCCCTTTGAAGAGGCCGTACTCGTTCATCTTAAAACCCGTCTCCTTCGCCCGTGTCCGCATCGCCGTGTTGTGTTCCTTGCTTCCCGTGAAATGGTGGAGAGCGTACGGGAACTCTTTATCCGTAACGACGCGAAGGTCGCACTGAAGTCCCTTCCCCAGAATCACGCTGGACTTTGTTTCTCCATGCGCCAGCACCTGAACAACGCCCGGCATTGCAACGAACTTGTCCATCACGGCCTGCGGCTTCGTCGACGCCGCCACGATGTCGACATCTTTGACCATTTCCTTTCCACGTCGGAGACTCCCGCCCAAAGATACCCGCTCGATCTCTTTCCATTTTTTCATCTTGTGCAGAATTCCTTCGGCGGTATCAATGACGTCGCCGTAGAGATAGCGACCGGATGCGGTATGGAGAAATTCAATCCCTTTCAAGACTTTCTCCTGCGTCTTCTGGCCGAATCCGGCGAGCTTTAACAGCCGATTCTCCCTGCATGCCTTTTCCAGTTGTTCGAGCGACTCGATGCCAAGCTCTTCGTAGAGAACTTTCACTTTCTTGGGTCCGAGTCCCTGGACCTTCAAGAGATCAAAAAGTGTTTCGGGGAACTCCTTTCGGAGCTTTTCCAGATACACAAGCTTTCCGGTCTGGGCCAACTCCGTGATCTTTTCCTTTAACGCCGCGCCGATCCCCTTCATTTCCCAAAGTCGACCGGAGCTCATCAGCGATCCGAGGTCCCCGTCCACGGATTCAAGCGTTCGGGCGCCTGCGGAATAAGCTCTGACTTTGAAAGGGTTTTCCCCTTTGAGTTCCAGGAG
This window contains:
- the polX gene encoding DNA polymerase/3'-5' exonuclease PolX; protein product: MNLQADRHQVAEALEEIAVLLELKGENPFKVRAYSAGARTLESVDGDLGSLMSSGRLWEMKGIGAALKEKITELAQTGKLVYLEKLRKEFPETLFDLLKVQGLGPKKVKVLYEELGIESLEQLEKACRENRLLKLAGFGQKTQEKVLKGIEFLHTASGRYLYGDVIDTAEGILHKMKKWKEIERVSLGGSLRRGKEMVKDVDIVAASTKPQAVMDKFVAMPGVVQVLAHGETKSSVILGKGLQCDLRVVTDKEFPYALHHFTGSKEHNTAMRTRAKETGFKMNEYGLFKGEKLVPCNDEAAIFKALGLAYIPPELREDNGEIEAAERGKIPELIELGDLRGFFHVHSTYSDGRNTLAEMVAAAAEMDIEYIGISEHSQTAFYAGGLKEADIDRQFTELDHLQKKYPKLRIFRGVESDILPDGSLDYPDRVLKNFDFVIGSVHASFNMPEEEMTKRCVRALENPYCTILGHPTGRLLLNREAFKIDLHAIIDRAANLGKIVELNANPYRLDLDWRVVGYAKEKRVRLAIDPDAHDTKGLSDIRFGINMARKGGLTKRDVFNTLPVAAMEKALAQTRTH